In a single window of the Paenibacillus sp. MMS20-IR301 genome:
- a CDS encoding helix-turn-helix transcriptional regulator encodes MNEVMKAIIQLDPGRAGSAIDSQQYREAVITKLRTVIPFAAACCTAVDPHTLLTTGAVTEQGLEAVHSELFEYEYLHGDYMKHEQLIQAEIPVACLSGVTGGQLEQSERYREVLQPAGFGDELRAALMAGGVCWGFLTLFRQSGSPLFGAGECTAIASIAPYIADGLRHYASSPPAEVWSMERQPEDNGIMVLNDRLIPVSTNTAANNWLEQLRRAERLEAGSLPGPVRAVALRVLAGEQVRAGLADDAGPASRAKVCLLTGDGAYLTVTASRLDGPDAALAVSFTSTRPSDIFRLLADAFALTARERELAGMLSLGLSTKELAESLHISPYTVQDHLKSIFAKAGVSSRRELIRRLLSQ; translated from the coding sequence CTGCGGACAGTAATTCCGTTTGCCGCTGCCTGCTGCACAGCAGTTGATCCGCACACGCTGTTAACTACCGGTGCGGTGACGGAGCAGGGACTGGAGGCTGTCCACTCTGAATTGTTTGAATATGAATATCTGCATGGGGATTACATGAAGCATGAACAGCTGATCCAGGCGGAAATTCCGGTGGCCTGCTTAAGCGGTGTGACTGGGGGGCAGCTGGAGCAAAGTGAACGTTACCGTGAAGTGCTGCAGCCGGCCGGGTTCGGTGATGAGCTGCGGGCGGCACTTATGGCCGGAGGGGTATGCTGGGGCTTCTTGACCTTATTCCGTCAATCCGGCAGTCCCCTGTTCGGGGCCGGGGAGTGTACCGCAATAGCTTCCATTGCTCCGTATATTGCTGACGGGCTCAGACATTATGCCTCTTCGCCGCCGGCAGAGGTATGGTCCATGGAACGTCAGCCGGAGGATAACGGGATTATGGTACTGAATGACCGGCTGATACCGGTGAGTACGAATACTGCAGCGAATAACTGGCTGGAGCAGCTGCGGAGGGCAGAACGGCTGGAGGCGGGAAGCCTGCCGGGACCGGTCCGTGCCGTTGCCCTGCGGGTATTGGCCGGGGAACAGGTGCGGGCTGGCCTGGCTGACGACGCTGGCCCGGCTTCACGGGCGAAGGTCTGCCTGCTCACGGGGGATGGGGCTTATCTGACCGTAACAGCCAGCAGGCTTGACGGTCCGGATGCTGCGCTGGCGGTTTCTTTTACCAGTACACGGCCTTCGGATATCTTCCGCCTGCTGGCAGATGCCTTTGCCTTAACCGCCCGTGAGAGGGAGCTGGCCGGGATGCTGTCGCTCGGATTATCCACCAAAGAGCTGGCAGAATCACTTCATATTTCACCGTATACAGTACAGGATCACCTGAAGTCCATCTTTGCCAAAGCGGGCGTGTCCAGCCGCAGAGAGCTGATCCGCAGGCTGCTGTCACAGTAG
- a CDS encoding MarR family transcriptional regulator, with the protein MINYGKPLDNLDDLTIVDSLVQVSFLIQNILGRIGAEHDLSIIQIRLLGILRDREPSMLQLARHLGLDKSSITGLVDRAQRRGLVERTVSETDKRGFNVKATSAGWQIIHEAGERIEQQITALTAGLTETEQAQMIMFAGRILAAAPGESR; encoded by the coding sequence ATGATTAATTACGGTAAACCTTTAGATAACCTGGACGATCTTACAATTGTCGACAGCCTGGTGCAGGTCTCCTTCCTGATTCAGAACATCCTTGGGAGAATTGGCGCTGAGCATGATCTCTCCATTATTCAGATCCGGCTGCTTGGCATCCTGCGTGACCGTGAGCCAAGCATGCTGCAGCTGGCCCGGCATCTGGGCCTCGACAAATCCAGCATTACCGGACTGGTCGACCGTGCCCAGCGCCGCGGACTGGTGGAGCGGACGGTATCTGAGACAGATAAGCGGGGTTTCAATGTTAAGGCGACTTCTGCAGGGTGGCAGATTATTCATGAGGCCGGTGAACGGATCGAGCAGCAGATTACAGCATTGACGGCAGGGCTGACAGAGACGGAGCAAGCGCAGATGATAATGTTTGCCGGCAGGATTCTGGCCGCTGCCCCGGGGGAGAGCCGCTGA
- a CDS encoding ABC transporter ATP-binding protein: protein MDVIEVNRIRKQFGSKDALEDVSFSIPKGEIFGFLGPSGAGKTTLIKLLTAQLNPTSGQVHVFNEPAEMMQKSAQKMRFGILTDNSGLYERLSIEENLQLYRKLYDLPKSSVDQVLQFVNLSGERKKKVKLLSKGMRQRVLLACAIIHKPELLFLDEPTSALDPVNSIHIYKGLRYLNEQGTTIFLTTHDMAEAELLCSRVAILYQGRIQAIGSPKELKRQHRENVVSVELTGGEAYELPVGEKTGEQIADWMRQGLIDRLATKEPSLGDIFIKMTGSELL, encoded by the coding sequence ATGGATGTTATCGAAGTAAACCGGATCCGCAAGCAATTCGGCAGCAAGGATGCTCTGGAAGATGTCTCCTTTTCCATTCCAAAGGGTGAAATCTTCGGGTTCCTTGGTCCAAGCGGTGCCGGAAAAACAACCTTAATCAAGCTTCTTACCGCACAGTTAAATCCGACCAGCGGACAGGTCCATGTATTTAATGAGCCGGCGGAGATGATGCAGAAGTCTGCGCAGAAGATGCGTTTCGGTATTTTAACAGACAACAGCGGCCTGTACGAGCGCTTATCCATTGAAGAGAATCTGCAGCTGTACCGTAAACTATATGATCTTCCCAAATCTTCAGTCGATCAGGTGCTGCAGTTTGTAAATTTGAGCGGAGAACGTAAAAAGAAGGTCAAGCTCTTATCCAAAGGAATGCGTCAGCGTGTGCTGCTGGCCTGTGCAATCATTCACAAACCGGAGCTGTTATTCCTGGATGAACCTACTTCTGCCCTCGACCCGGTGAACTCCATACATATTTATAAAGGCTTACGCTATTTAAATGAGCAAGGGACAACGATTTTTCTGACCACGCATGATATGGCTGAGGCCGAATTATTGTGCAGCCGTGTTGCGATTCTGTATCAGGGAAGGATTCAGGCCATCGGTTCACCGAAGGAGCTTAAACGGCAGCACCGGGAGAACGTAGTTTCGGTTGAGTTAACTGGCGGGGAAGCTTACGAGCTTCCGGTCGGTGAGAAGACAGGTGAGCAGATCGCCGACTGGATGAGGCAGGGATTGATTGACCGGTTAGCAACCAAAGAGCCGAGTCTAGGGGATATTTTCATTAAAATGACAGGAAGTGAGCTGCTATGA
- a CDS encoding NADPH-dependent FMN reductase, with amino-acid sequence MSTLNIGIILGSTRQGRVSPQVGEWVKGIADARGDANYEIVDIADFKLPLLGESNSYAEAQAWAAKLATLDGFVFIVQEYNHSLTGALKNALDSAREEWNNKAAGIVSYGSAGGVRAAEHLRGILGELSVADVRVHPLLSLFTDFENGSVFKPADLHIANVNAMLDQVLAWSGALKTLRQ; translated from the coding sequence ATGTCAACTTTAAACATCGGAATTATTCTGGGAAGTACCCGCCAAGGTCGCGTAAGCCCGCAGGTAGGCGAATGGGTGAAAGGTATTGCTGATGCCCGTGGAGATGCCAACTATGAAATCGTTGATATTGCCGACTTCAAGCTGCCGCTGCTAGGGGAAAGCAACAGCTATGCTGAAGCACAGGCTTGGGCTGCCAAGCTGGCTACACTGGACGGATTCGTATTTATTGTACAGGAATATAATCACAGCCTGACCGGAGCACTCAAGAACGCCCTTGATTCTGCCCGTGAAGAATGGAACAACAAAGCTGCCGGTATTGTCAGCTACGGTTCAGCCGGAGGCGTCCGGGCCGCTGAACATCTGCGCGGAATCCTCGGCGAGCTGTCTGTGGCCGATGTGAGAGTACATCCGCTGCTCTCGCTGTTCACAGATTTCGAGAACGGCTCGGTGTTCAAGCCAGCCGATCTGCATATCGCTAACGTTAATGCGATGCTGGATCAGGTTCTGGCCTGGAGCGGTGCACTTAAGACTTTGCGCCAATAA
- a CDS encoding LytTR family transcriptional regulator DNA-binding domain-containing protein: MKFQPIYADGKVMLPEIDLSPALNEATSIITDVKRKKLLLSQLGDHTRYYVLQAGQNEYLQLTVEELMIFLLRVSERSERIGPLMEYFALKEERKIKIKNLSSSKKVYVTLLRVFFAHQPLLVLEEPYFYLEEQERRHFKRILEELSKDKQILILTSNLEDALISCDVIYRLNESGLHPLDIQDAEEGKPEMLKPDEANITLQKISTRRNDKVILFNPPEIDFIESVEGCILVHVGGENYDCALTLTELEHRLLNFGFFRCHRSYIVNLQKVREIITWTKNSYSLRLHTGQDSVVPLSRSKLQELKALLNI, encoded by the coding sequence ATGAAATTTCAACCCATCTATGCTGACGGGAAAGTAATGCTGCCGGAGATTGACCTTAGTCCGGCATTAAACGAGGCGACCAGCATCATAACAGACGTGAAGCGAAAGAAGCTCCTGTTGAGCCAATTAGGGGATCATACCCGGTATTATGTGCTTCAGGCCGGGCAGAACGAATATCTGCAGTTAACCGTGGAGGAGCTGATGATCTTCCTGCTCAGAGTTTCGGAGAGGAGCGAACGCATCGGGCCGCTGATGGAATATTTCGCTCTCAAGGAAGAACGGAAGATTAAGATTAAAAACTTAAGCTCATCCAAAAAGGTATATGTAACCTTGCTGCGTGTCTTTTTTGCGCATCAGCCTTTACTTGTACTGGAGGAGCCCTACTTCTATCTGGAGGAACAGGAGCGCCGCCATTTCAAACGGATTCTGGAGGAACTGTCGAAGGACAAGCAAATCTTAATTCTAACTTCAAATTTAGAGGATGCCCTTATTTCCTGTGATGTGATATACCGGTTGAACGAGTCCGGACTTCATCCGCTCGATATTCAGGACGCCGAAGAGGGGAAGCCGGAGATGCTGAAGCCGGATGAGGCGAATATAACCCTGCAGAAGATTTCTACCAGAAGGAATGACAAAGTGATTCTATTTAATCCGCCGGAAATTGATTTTATAGAAAGTGTAGAGGGCTGCATCCTTGTTCATGTGGGCGGGGAGAATTATGACTGCGCGCTTACGTTAACTGAGCTTGAGCACCGTTTGCTGAATTTCGGCTTCTTCCGCTGTCACCGTTCCTACATTGTGAACCTGCAGAAGGTAAGAGAGATCATTACATGGACGAAGAACAGCTACAGCCTGCGGCTGCATACAGGCCAAGATTCCGTGGTTCCGTTATCCCGGTCCAAATTGCAGGAATTAAAGGCGCTTTTGAACATTTAA
- a CDS encoding LTA synthase family protein: MKQHFDIRNKPILLFTFVLLLKSAVAWYVVFNDGPNWGTLLTEIPFFLIVFSLIEWLASKRKILYYMVANLFITLIYFAVLMYYKYYGVIATYHALQQADKVTKVGESTYSLITPYYLFIFVDVVFFLFLMFRPKYISLWKQRGAVRISRPVLSVITAVSFGLCIFNVWPNHASMNETKKAESMGILNYEVYTLFADTTEKEELIDSKEITQSAVNDLKGITVPGSPQYFAADRGKNLIMVQMESFQNFLIGLTIDGQEITPNINKLARENTYFNHFYTNAGQGTTSDAEFVVNTSFYVPKNEPATSSGYMNKSLPSLPGLLKANGYATYTFHTNSADFWNRKALYQAIGFDKYYDQSFYGDDDHIAFGSSDEVLFAKTVPELAALDEREEPFYAMVISMSAHHPFRIPEEKYQMTLPEQYEGTLLGNYIRAQNYADYAMGQFLEELKASGVWDDSLVVFYGDHQGVPLYTLGDDEKTGLKELIGHEYGYADLFNIPFIVHSPSGELPAVIGQAGGQVDILPTVANLLGVSVEQQLHFGEDLLNQQTNLLPVRHFLPTGSFINDSSVYVTGEAYADGTNYSRTDNSIIAGGSTEAQFNAVQRLLSLSNSYLEQLPDRPDVAAEE, translated from the coding sequence ATGAAACAACATTTTGACATCCGCAATAAACCTATACTACTGTTTACCTTCGTCCTGCTGCTGAAAAGTGCGGTGGCCTGGTATGTTGTCTTCAATGACGGGCCTAACTGGGGAACACTGCTCACAGAGATCCCGTTCTTCCTCATTGTATTCAGTCTGATTGAATGGCTGGCCAGTAAGCGGAAGATTCTGTACTATATGGTGGCGAACCTGTTCATTACGCTGATCTATTTCGCTGTACTGATGTATTACAAATATTATGGTGTCATCGCTACATACCACGCCCTGCAGCAGGCGGATAAAGTGACCAAGGTCGGGGAGAGCACGTATTCGCTTATTACGCCGTATTATCTGTTCATTTTCGTAGATGTGGTGTTCTTCCTGTTCCTGATGTTCCGTCCAAAATATATTTCGCTCTGGAAGCAAAGAGGTGCGGTGCGGATCAGCCGTCCGGTGCTGAGTGTGATTACTGCTGTCTCCTTCGGGCTGTGCATCTTCAATGTCTGGCCGAATCATGCGAGCATGAATGAGACTAAGAAGGCGGAGAGTATGGGTATCCTCAATTATGAGGTGTACACCTTATTTGCCGATACAACGGAGAAGGAAGAGCTTATCGACAGCAAAGAGATTACACAAAGTGCGGTTAATGATTTAAAAGGTATTACTGTACCCGGATCCCCGCAATATTTCGCGGCTGACCGGGGCAAGAATCTGATTATGGTCCAGATGGAATCGTTCCAGAATTTCCTGATCGGGCTGACCATAGACGGGCAGGAGATTACTCCGAATATTAACAAGCTGGCACGGGAGAATACGTATTTCAATCACTTTTATACCAATGCGGGCCAGGGGACTACCTCAGATGCTGAATTTGTGGTCAATACTTCCTTCTATGTGCCTAAGAACGAGCCAGCTACGTCTTCCGGTTATATGAACAAATCCTTGCCCAGCCTGCCCGGGCTGCTGAAAGCAAACGGTTATGCAACGTATACATTCCATACGAACAGCGCCGATTTCTGGAACCGTAAGGCGCTTTATCAGGCGATCGGGTTTGATAAATATTATGACCAGAGCTTCTATGGTGACGATGACCATATTGCTTTTGGCTCCTCGGATGAAGTGCTGTTTGCGAAGACTGTACCGGAGCTGGCTGCGCTGGATGAAAGGGAAGAACCGTTCTATGCGATGGTAATCTCCATGAGTGCCCATCATCCGTTCCGCATACCTGAGGAGAAATACCAAATGACGCTGCCCGAACAATACGAAGGAACCCTGCTGGGTAATTATATCCGGGCCCAGAATTATGCTGATTATGCGATGGGACAATTTCTGGAGGAGCTGAAGGCCAGCGGGGTATGGGATGACAGCCTGGTTGTCTTTTACGGTGATCATCAGGGGGTTCCGCTTTACACGCTTGGTGATGACGAGAAGACTGGGCTTAAGGAGCTGATCGGTCATGAATACGGCTATGCAGACCTGTTCAATATACCGTTCATTGTCCATTCGCCTTCGGGAGAGCTGCCTGCGGTCATCGGGCAAGCCGGCGGGCAGGTCGATATTCTGCCGACAGTAGCCAATCTGCTGGGCGTATCTGTGGAGCAGCAGCTGCATTTCGGGGAGGATCTGCTCAACCAGCAGACGAATCTTCTTCCGGTCCGGCATTTCCTGCCGACAGGCTCCTTCATTAATGACTCAAGTGTTTATGTGACTGGAGAAGCTTATGCGGACGGGACGAATTACAGCAGAACAGATAATTCGATTATCGCTGGAGGTTCTACCGAAGCGCAGTTTAATGCCGTGCAGCGGCTGCTGAGCTTGTCTAACAGCTATCTGGAGCAGCTGCCGGACCGTCCGGATGTTGCGGCAGAAGAATAA
- a CDS encoding aromatic ring-hydroxylating dioxygenase subunit alpha, which yields MIEEKRKPAELELPRDCTFSPEDWRILAQYWYPVAAADEIQDDPVAVKLLDMKLVLYRSEGKVVIARDLCFHRGAPLSKGWVENGEIVCPYHGFRYNCEGKCTAVPAHPKSKISPKLKLIVYPAVERYGLIWTCLGGAPEQIPAFPAWDDPDYINILIPSFDIAGSSGRQMEGFLDVSHFAYVHTATFGDRNNTEVPQYKVWREGETELVAEYWSTVSNYGKGQENPAPEGFEWLREFRVFAPFAAMLTVYFPDEGRLKILNCASPVSARYTRLFCPISRNFDKSAPVEDTIKFNLQVFQEDAEMVESQTPEDLPLDLQAEAHIPADRTSIAYRQLLSSLGLGQNYTS from the coding sequence ATGATAGAGGAGAAAAGAAAACCAGCTGAGCTTGAGCTGCCGCGTGACTGCACCTTCTCGCCTGAAGACTGGCGGATTCTGGCCCAGTACTGGTACCCGGTTGCGGCGGCAGATGAGATTCAAGATGACCCGGTTGCGGTCAAGCTGCTGGATATGAAGCTGGTCTTGTACCGCAGTGAGGGGAAGGTGGTCATTGCCCGGGATTTATGCTTCCACCGCGGTGCCCCCTTAAGTAAAGGCTGGGTTGAGAACGGCGAAATTGTGTGCCCGTATCACGGCTTTCGCTATAACTGCGAAGGGAAGTGTACGGCTGTTCCCGCTCATCCCAAATCCAAAATCTCGCCTAAGCTGAAATTGATCGTCTACCCCGCAGTGGAGCGCTATGGTCTGATCTGGACCTGCCTCGGCGGTGCGCCGGAGCAGATTCCGGCCTTCCCGGCCTGGGATGATCCCGATTACATCAATATTCTTATTCCGAGCTTCGATATCGCCGGCTCCTCCGGGCGGCAGATGGAAGGCTTCCTGGATGTGTCCCATTTCGCTTACGTGCATACGGCAACCTTCGGGGACCGTAATAATACAGAGGTTCCGCAATACAAAGTCTGGCGGGAAGGGGAGACGGAGCTGGTGGCTGAATATTGGAGCACGGTCAGCAATTATGGTAAAGGACAAGAGAATCCTGCGCCGGAAGGCTTCGAGTGGCTGCGTGAATTCCGCGTATTCGCTCCGTTTGCAGCGATGCTGACTGTTTATTTTCCGGATGAGGGCAGATTGAAGATTCTGAACTGCGCCTCCCCGGTATCCGCACGTTATACCAGACTGTTCTGCCCGATTTCACGCAACTTTGACAAGAGTGCTCCTGTGGAAGATACGATTAAGTTCAATCTGCAGGTCTTCCAGGAGGATGCGGAGATGGTGGAATCACAGACGCCGGAGGATTTACCGCTCGATCTGCAGGCGGAAGCCCATATCCCGGCAGACCGCACATCGATTGCCTACAGACAGCTGCTCAGCAGCCTGGGCCTCGGGCAGAATTATACCTCCTGA
- a CDS encoding zinc-binding alcohol dehydrogenase family protein produces the protein MHAAVVHSFHSAPKYETFAAPQPSGQHEALVEVLAAGLHLRVRAQADGSHYTSTDELPLIPGIDGVGRLPDGRRVYFVATDTALGSFADQTVIDLRRSVPIPAHADPVLIAAAMNPAMSSWVTLRRRIQVQPGFKVLVLGATGSSGQMAVQIAKLLGGSQVIAAGRDPERLEALRRLGADATVSLAGDPEEAARRLGEAAAEVDIVLDYLWGQPAELGMLPLLTRRPDRSRLLTWIQIGSVAGANASIPSAALRSANFQLIGSGQGSITPAGYLAEFPALIDLIASGKLILQPAVHPLSSIEEVWNTPEDNRQRIVFVPSL, from the coding sequence ATGCACGCTGCTGTTGTACATTCATTTCATTCTGCTCCGAAATATGAGACTTTCGCTGCACCCCAGCCGTCAGGACAACACGAAGCTCTTGTCGAAGTGCTTGCTGCCGGACTGCATCTCCGCGTACGCGCCCAGGCGGACGGCTCGCACTATACCAGCACGGATGAGCTGCCGCTGATCCCCGGAATCGACGGGGTGGGCCGGCTGCCGGACGGCCGGCGGGTCTATTTCGTGGCCACCGATACTGCGCTGGGATCCTTTGCTGACCAAACCGTGATTGACCTGCGGCGCAGCGTGCCTATACCCGCACACGCCGATCCGGTGCTCATCGCCGCCGCAATGAACCCCGCTATGTCGTCCTGGGTGACCCTCCGCCGCAGAATCCAGGTTCAGCCCGGGTTCAAAGTGCTGGTGCTCGGCGCAACCGGCAGTTCCGGGCAAATGGCCGTCCAGATTGCCAAGCTGCTAGGCGGGAGCCAGGTCATTGCTGCCGGCCGCGACCCGGAGCGCCTCGAAGCGCTCCGCCGGCTTGGCGCCGATGCCACCGTATCACTTGCCGGTGACCCGGAAGAAGCAGCCCGGCGGCTTGGGGAGGCTGCGGCCGAAGTGGACATCGTGCTTGATTATCTGTGGGGCCAGCCCGCAGAGCTGGGCATGCTTCCGCTGCTGACCCGCCGCCCGGACCGCAGCCGGCTGCTGACCTGGATTCAGATCGGCTCCGTTGCCGGAGCCAATGCCAGCATTCCTTCCGCTGCGCTCCGTTCGGCCAACTTTCAGCTCATCGGCAGCGGCCAGGGCTCCATCACCCCCGCCGGATACTTAGCTGAGTTCCCGGCACTGATCGATCTGATCGCCAGCGGCAAGCTTATCCTGCAGCCGGCAGTCCATCCGCTGTCCAGTATTGAGGAGGTATGGAACACTCCTGAAGATAACCGGCAACGGATTGTATTCGTGCCTTCGCTCTAA